A genomic segment from Dermatobacter hominis encodes:
- the valS gene encoding valine--tRNA ligase, which yields MPASPPSTPSDAPPSPAASGERAQPPTPKSARNVPDKPSVDGLEERWGERWEADGTYEFDRTATRDEVFSIDTPPPTVSGSLHVGHVFSYTHTDVVARYQRMRGKAVFYPMGWDDNGLPTERRVENYFGVVCDTSVPPGMPELADPPPTKRQDFTRVSRPDFIELCERLLVVDEEAFEALFRTLGLSVDWSYTYATIDESSRRTSQLAFLKDLARGDAYSQEAPSLWDVTFQTAVAQAELEDRERPGAYHQLAFHLSAGPDGTTPSGPDGSADVIIDTTRPELVVSCVALVAHPDDERFQPLFGSTVTTPVFGVEVPIVAHPLAEPDKGTGVAMICTFGDVTDVTWWRELDLPTRAVIGRDGRFQEEPPEWLPTDEARERYGRIARKAAGGAREQMVQLLTESGELIGDIRPIQHPVKFYEKGDKPLEIVTSRQWYIRNGGRSEARRNELIARGAELNWVPDYMRHRYDNWVAGLAGDWLISRQRFFGVPFPVWYPLDEEGNPDHDRPLIPDESSLPIDPMVDSPPGYAEDQRGVPGGFAGDPDIMDTWATSSLTPQVGCRWVDDPDLFGRTFPMDLRPQAHDIIRTWLFSTVLRSDVEFGTVPWRNVALSGWILDPDRKKMSKSKGNVVTPLGLLQQYGSDGVRYWAASARPGTDTAFDEAQMKVGRRLAIKLLNASRFALSFGSDGSVGAIEPGTEVTEALDRAMLAELAALVDEATTALEAYDYARALERTETFFWRFCDDYLELVKGRAYGPDGDDAAADEVPAGTASARAALAHALSTLHRLLAPVLVYTCEEAWSWWMEGSVHRAEWPTAAPLRDAAADGDPAALAVAAAVLSELRGAKSAAKVSMRTPIEKAVVTDAPERLALLRSVAADVAEAGKVADLQLVEGDQLGVEVTLADPGA from the coding sequence ATGCCCGCCTCTCCCCCCTCGACCCCGTCCGACGCCCCTCCGTCCCCGGCCGCGAGCGGCGAGCGCGCCCAGCCGCCCACGCCGAAGTCCGCTCGCAACGTCCCCGACAAGCCGTCGGTCGACGGCCTGGAGGAGCGGTGGGGCGAGCGCTGGGAGGCCGACGGGACCTACGAGTTCGACCGCACGGCCACGCGGGACGAGGTCTTCTCGATCGACACGCCGCCCCCGACGGTCTCGGGCTCGCTGCACGTCGGCCACGTCTTCAGCTACACGCACACCGACGTCGTCGCCCGCTACCAGCGCATGCGGGGCAAGGCCGTCTTCTACCCGATGGGCTGGGACGACAACGGGCTGCCGACCGAGCGCCGGGTCGAGAACTACTTCGGCGTCGTCTGCGACACGTCGGTCCCGCCCGGGATGCCCGAGCTCGCCGATCCGCCGCCCACCAAGCGCCAGGACTTCACGCGGGTCAGCCGCCCCGACTTCATCGAGCTGTGCGAGCGGCTCCTCGTCGTCGACGAGGAGGCGTTCGAGGCGCTCTTCCGGACGCTCGGCCTGTCGGTCGACTGGTCCTACACCTACGCCACGATCGACGAGTCGAGCCGGCGCACCTCGCAGCTCGCGTTCCTGAAGGACCTCGCCCGGGGCGACGCGTACTCGCAGGAGGCGCCGTCGCTGTGGGACGTCACGTTCCAGACGGCGGTCGCCCAGGCCGAGCTCGAGGACCGGGAGCGCCCCGGCGCCTACCACCAGCTCGCGTTCCACCTGAGCGCCGGTCCCGACGGCACGACCCCCAGCGGCCCCGACGGCTCGGCCGACGTCATCATCGACACCACCCGGCCCGAGCTGGTCGTCAGCTGCGTCGCTCTGGTCGCGCACCCCGACGACGAGCGCTTCCAGCCGCTGTTCGGCTCGACGGTCACGACCCCGGTCTTCGGCGTCGAGGTCCCGATCGTCGCCCACCCCCTCGCCGAGCCCGACAAGGGCACCGGGGTCGCGATGATCTGCACGTTCGGCGACGTCACCGACGTCACCTGGTGGCGCGAGCTCGACCTGCCCACCCGCGCCGTCATCGGCCGCGACGGCCGCTTCCAGGAGGAGCCGCCCGAGTGGCTGCCCACCGACGAGGCCCGGGAGCGCTACGGCCGGATCGCCCGCAAGGCCGCCGGCGGCGCCCGCGAGCAGATGGTCCAGCTGCTCACCGAGTCCGGCGAGCTCATCGGCGACATCCGGCCGATCCAGCACCCGGTCAAGTTCTACGAGAAGGGCGACAAGCCGCTCGAGATCGTCACGTCGCGCCAGTGGTACATCCGCAACGGCGGCCGGTCCGAGGCGCGCCGCAACGAGCTGATCGCCCGGGGCGCCGAGCTCAACTGGGTCCCCGACTACATGCGGCACCGCTACGACAACTGGGTCGCCGGCCTGGCCGGCGACTGGCTGATCTCGCGCCAGCGGTTCTTCGGCGTCCCCTTCCCCGTCTGGTACCCGCTCGACGAGGAGGGGAACCCGGACCACGACCGACCCCTCATCCCCGACGAGTCGTCGCTGCCGATCGACCCGATGGTCGACAGCCCGCCCGGCTACGCCGAGGACCAGCGCGGCGTCCCCGGCGGCTTCGCGGGCGACCCCGACATCATGGACACGTGGGCCACGTCGTCGCTCACGCCCCAGGTCGGCTGCCGCTGGGTCGACGACCCCGACCTCTTCGGCCGGACGTTCCCGATGGACCTCCGTCCGCAGGCCCACGACATCATCCGCACCTGGCTCTTCTCGACCGTCCTGCGCAGCGACGTCGAGTTCGGCACGGTCCCGTGGCGCAACGTCGCCCTGTCCGGGTGGATCCTCGACCCCGACCGCAAGAAGATGTCGAAGTCGAAGGGCAACGTCGTCACGCCGCTCGGCCTGCTGCAGCAGTACGGCTCCGACGGCGTTCGCTACTGGGCGGCGAGCGCCCGGCCCGGGACCGACACCGCCTTCGACGAGGCGCAGATGAAGGTCGGCCGCCGGCTCGCAATCAAGCTCCTCAACGCCTCCCGGTTCGCCCTGTCCTTCGGATCGGACGGGTCGGTCGGGGCGATCGAGCCCGGCACCGAGGTCACCGAGGCGCTCGACCGGGCGATGCTCGCCGAGCTCGCGGCCCTCGTCGACGAGGCCACGACCGCCCTCGAGGCCTACGACTACGCGCGGGCGCTCGAGCGGACCGAGACGTTCTTCTGGCGCTTCTGCGACGACTACCTCGAGCTGGTCAAGGGCCGTGCCTACGGCCCGGACGGAGACGACGCCGCCGCCGACGAGGTCCCTGCCGGGACCGCGTCGGCCCGGGCGGCCCTCGCGCACGCGCTGTCGACCCTGCACCGCCTGCTGGCGCCGGTCCTCGTCTACACGTGCGAGGAGGCGTGGTCCTGGTGGATGGAGGGCTCGGTCCACCGGGCCGAGTGGCCGACCGCCGCGCCGCTGCGCGACGCCGCCGCCGACGGCGACCCGGCCGCCCTGGCCGTCGCCGCCGCCGTCCTGTCGGAGCTCCGGGGCGCCAAGTCGGCGGCCAAGGTCTCCATGCGCACGCCGATCGAGAAGGCCGTCGTCACCGACGCACCGGAGCGCCTTGCGCTCCTGCGCAGCGTCGCCGCCGACGTCGCCGAGGCGGGCAAGGTCGCGGACCTGCAGCTGGTCGAGGGCGACCAGCTCGGCGTCGAGGTCACCCTCGCCGACCCCGGCGCCTGA
- a CDS encoding PH domain-containing protein, which yields MSGPTPRRWNPEEIVKDYVLRDEVVKLNVSRSFKSWLADQTIWLLIAVTVFLVFATVGSDVSIGLGLLVLVGAGGFLTWDWLRKRFTRYVITDMRVLRITGVLNRQMEFIPWGKITDVSRSESFMQWILGTATIRIESANEHSAFRAMTDVQDPAVFYRVLVQMVDLKQGRVEHHHHVR from the coding sequence GTGTCCGGCCCCACGCCGAGGCGGTGGAACCCCGAGGAGATCGTCAAGGACTACGTGCTGCGCGACGAGGTCGTGAAGCTCAACGTGTCCCGCTCGTTCAAGTCGTGGCTCGCCGACCAGACGATCTGGCTCCTGATCGCCGTCACCGTGTTCCTGGTGTTCGCCACCGTCGGCAGCGACGTCTCGATCGGCCTCGGCCTGCTCGTGCTCGTCGGCGCGGGCGGGTTCCTGACCTGGGACTGGCTGCGCAAGCGGTTCACCCGGTACGTGATCACCGACATGCGGGTGCTGCGCATCACCGGCGTGCTCAACCGCCAGATGGAGTTCATCCCCTGGGGCAAGATCACCGACGTCAGCCGGAGCGAGTCGTTCATGCAGTGGATCCTCGGCACGGCGACGATCCGCATCGAGTCCGCCAACGAGCACTCCGCGTTCCGGGCGATGACCGACGTGCAGGACCCCGCGGTCTTCTACCGGGTGCTCGTCCAGATGGTCGACCTCAAGCAGGGTCGCGTGGAGCACCACCACCACGTCCGCTGA
- a CDS encoding mechanosensitive ion channel family protein produces MAEPSFCVDAGWACDPVYDATGNETLSTAVGWLSEKPLQIAGILALAYLANRIIRSLIQRTGRRMADNADRLGGYVPDGLRTREVDGRAVARAATMSTIARSMATAVVSVVAAAWILAVLGVSLAAILASAGVLGVALGFGAQNVVRDVLAGWFILVEDRYGVGDVIDAGPPAVGTVERVTLRSTRLRDINGTVWHVANGEILRVGNKSQSWSRAVVDVVVAPDADLERARRILGDVGEELQADPDWTTLVTSEPNVLGVQRIDPTGVTLRVVIDTAPGEQFPVEREYRLRVLRAFDAGHVPLAAPYAGGVPGAGPGAPARPGAAGGAPSVGSGDPGGDPPPG; encoded by the coding sequence GTGGCCGAACCCAGCTTCTGCGTCGACGCCGGTTGGGCCTGCGACCCCGTCTACGACGCCACCGGCAACGAGACGCTCTCCACGGCCGTGGGCTGGCTCTCCGAGAAGCCGCTGCAGATCGCCGGCATCCTCGCCCTCGCCTACCTGGCCAACCGCATCATCCGCTCGCTGATCCAGCGCACCGGCCGCAGGATGGCCGACAACGCCGACCGCCTGGGCGGCTACGTGCCCGACGGGCTCCGGACCCGCGAGGTCGACGGCCGTGCCGTCGCCCGCGCCGCCACGATGTCGACGATCGCCCGGTCGATGGCGACCGCCGTCGTGTCGGTGGTGGCCGCGGCGTGGATCCTCGCGGTGCTGGGGGTCAGCCTCGCCGCCATCCTCGCCTCGGCCGGCGTGCTCGGCGTCGCCCTCGGGTTCGGTGCGCAGAACGTCGTGCGCGACGTGCTCGCCGGCTGGTTCATCCTCGTGGAGGACCGCTACGGCGTCGGCGACGTCATCGACGCCGGCCCGCCCGCGGTCGGCACCGTCGAGCGCGTCACGCTGCGCTCGACCCGCCTGCGCGACATCAACGGGACCGTGTGGCACGTGGCCAACGGCGAGATCCTGCGGGTCGGCAACAAGAGCCAGAGCTGGTCGCGGGCGGTCGTCGACGTGGTGGTGGCGCCCGACGCCGACCTCGAGCGCGCCCGCCGGATCCTGGGCGACGTCGGCGAGGAGCTGCAGGCCGACCCCGACTGGACCACGCTCGTCACGTCGGAGCCGAACGTGCTCGGCGTGCAGCGCATCGACCCGACGGGCGTGACGCTGCGCGTGGTCATCGACACGGCGCCGGGGGAGCAGTTCCCGGTCGAGCGGGAGTACAGGCTCCGGGTGCTGCGCGCCTTCGACGCCGGCCACGTGCCGCTGGCCGCGCCCTACGCCGGCGGGGTGCCCGGGGCCGGCCCGGGTGCGCCGGCCCGGCCGGGCGCGGCGGGCGGCGCGCCGTCGGTCGGCAGCGGCGACCCCGGCGGCGATCCGCCCCCGGGCTGA
- a CDS encoding putative bifunctional diguanylate cyclase/phosphodiesterase, with protein sequence MFGRRRRIEEATTVVRDGYDRALVDAGVVLFQQVGPGVDGHFVSASMVATLGWDAAAFREPGTLRNLVHADDLALFRSVTPIADPSGLPEPTIDLRAEPGGAPPPPIPAPGASDGDDDAEPVVRFLTAAGTYRPMLVRMVRTAPDEPVRGTLIDATPGEARLRRARRLAEIADVSHHGHLLFELLDRDDPSSVVFRAANDSARSLFELDAAVLDGGRLDAVFDGPSARLLQSALYDVAHTGESLTAERLTFAEVPGTFVDLRIDRLRDGSLGVTIDDVTRAVDVEERLRHQASHDHLTGLPNRAALDERLSLVAAGLGPGEHVAVVLVDVDGLDDINRQLGHHVGDRLLTELGRRLREDIVGVDVVARVGGDEFAVVTVPHGDRDAALDRARLVEEVLERPLDVDGDLRHVRCTIGASVAPEHGLDPGTLLRSADGALRQARAAADPVAVFDPAEERTTMRRVGLLTELRRGLANQELELRYQPVVDLRTGRVTKVEALLRWQRVGNGAQLSVELLEMAERSGLIEPLTRWILGESARAAERLGRDRDAMVVSTNLSMRNLRNDDLLTFVDLLVSSGELPPASVEVELAEAELTEDPARALHVVRHLRELGLGVVVDDFGTGFMSIDTMQSLPVTGLKIDRGYTTAIASVPADAEAVEWAIGVAHSMDVPVTADGVADADSLVLLTDMGCDLAQGLHLSEPVTFEALPKRVAELEDAMLGWVGTRGVLLD encoded by the coding sequence ATGTTCGGCCGCAGGCGGCGCATCGAGGAGGCGACGACGGTCGTCAGGGACGGCTACGACCGGGCGCTGGTGGACGCCGGCGTCGTGCTGTTCCAGCAGGTCGGACCGGGGGTCGACGGCCACTTCGTCTCGGCCTCGATGGTCGCCACGCTGGGCTGGGACGCTGCGGCGTTCCGGGAGCCGGGCACCCTGCGCAACCTCGTCCACGCCGACGACCTGGCCCTGTTCCGCTCGGTCACGCCGATCGCGGACCCGTCGGGCCTCCCCGAGCCCACGATCGACCTCCGGGCCGAACCGGGCGGGGCCCCGCCACCGCCGATCCCGGCGCCGGGCGCGTCCGACGGCGACGACGATGCCGAACCGGTCGTGCGCTTCCTCACCGCGGCCGGGACCTACCGGCCGATGCTCGTGCGCATGGTGCGGACGGCGCCCGACGAGCCCGTCCGCGGCACGCTGATCGACGCCACCCCGGGCGAGGCACGCCTGCGCCGGGCCCGCCGGCTGGCCGAGATCGCCGACGTCTCCCACCACGGCCACCTCCTGTTCGAGCTCCTCGACCGCGACGACCCGTCGTCGGTCGTGTTCCGCGCCGCCAACGACAGCGCCCGGAGCCTCTTCGAGCTCGACGCGGCGGTGCTCGACGGCGGCCGCCTGGACGCGGTGTTCGACGGCCCGAGCGCCCGGCTCCTGCAGTCCGCGCTCTACGACGTCGCCCACACGGGCGAGTCGCTCACCGCCGAGCGCCTCACGTTCGCCGAGGTGCCGGGCACGTTCGTCGACCTGCGGATCGACCGCCTGCGGGACGGCTCGCTCGGCGTCACCATCGACGACGTGACCCGGGCGGTCGACGTCGAGGAGCGGCTGCGCCACCAGGCCAGCCACGACCACCTCACCGGCCTGCCCAACCGGGCCGCGCTCGACGAGCGGCTGTCGCTCGTGGCCGCGGGGTTGGGACCGGGCGAGCACGTCGCCGTGGTGCTCGTCGACGTGGACGGCCTCGACGACATCAACCGCCAGCTCGGCCACCACGTCGGCGACCGGCTGCTCACCGAGCTGGGCCGCCGACTGCGCGAGGACATCGTCGGCGTCGACGTGGTCGCCCGGGTGGGCGGCGACGAGTTCGCCGTCGTCACGGTGCCGCACGGCGATCGCGACGCCGCCCTCGACCGGGCCCGCCTGGTCGAGGAGGTGCTGGAGCGCCCGCTCGACGTCGACGGCGACCTGCGCCACGTCCGCTGCACGATCGGCGCCTCCGTGGCGCCGGAGCACGGCCTCGACCCCGGCACGCTGCTGCGCTCCGCCGACGGTGCGCTGCGGCAGGCCCGGGCGGCGGCCGACCCGGTGGCGGTGTTCGACCCCGCCGAGGAGCGGACGACGATGCGCCGCGTCGGCCTGCTGACCGAGCTCCGTCGGGGGCTCGCCAACCAGGAGCTCGAGCTGCGCTACCAGCCCGTCGTCGACCTCCGCACCGGGCGGGTCACCAAGGTCGAGGCGCTCCTCCGCTGGCAGCGGGTCGGCAACGGTGCCCAGCTGTCGGTCGAGCTGCTCGAGATGGCCGAGCGCTCGGGGCTGATCGAGCCGCTGACCCGCTGGATCCTGGGCGAGTCGGCCCGCGCCGCGGAGCGGCTCGGCCGGGACCGCGACGCGATGGTCGTCAGCACCAACCTGTCGATGCGCAACCTGCGCAACGACGACCTGCTCACCTTCGTCGACCTGCTCGTGTCCTCCGGCGAGCTGCCGCCGGCGTCGGTCGAGGTCGAGCTCGCCGAGGCCGAGCTCACGGAGGACCCGGCCCGGGCGCTGCACGTCGTCCGCCACCTGCGCGAACTCGGGCTCGGGGTCGTCGTCGACGACTTCGGCACCGGCTTCATGTCGATCGACACCATGCAGTCCCTGCCCGTGACCGGCCTCAAGATCGACCGCGGCTACACGACCGCGATCGCATCGGTGCCGGCCGACGCCGAGGCGGTCGAGTGGGCCATCGGCGTGGCGCACTCCATGGACGTCCCGGTGACCGCCGACGGCGTGGCCGACGCCGACTCGCTCGTGCTGCTGACCGACATGGGCTGCGACCTGGCCCAGGGCCTGCACCTCTCCGAGCCCGTGACGTTCGAGGCGCTCCCCAAGCGCGTCGCCGAGCTGGAGGACGCCATGCTCGGTTGGGTCGGGACCCGGGGTGTCCTCCTCGACTGA
- a CDS encoding metallophosphoesterase family protein, which translates to MTGDATAAAPVGADDAPDGPLIPRSKIRSAALTTLLAIVGATLALWLLGPVRVAVGPVTTGLTMAPAVGGPVALDVSPLGQVEIAPSYAPVRLQAEVADLDPAAVSDLITQGRSPEFDIGGTLPRTLAGAALTYVGVAALGAGLVAGIGRRSWRHGLAGAGVPFLALSACFWIGLVTLNTNELADMRTTGALALIPDGATNATRFFDDRDRFADNVASSTGATTDLYAGLFGTADPDHPDVVRILHISDLHLNSAALSFAGQLARTFDVDVVANTGDDADWGSEVESEILGGPVGIDVPYLWVRGNHDTQATQAANAAEGAVVLDGTETTVDDLVFFGVGDPTFSPKLDKAVVKEGQTKFKQRWSAEVMEPLYAAQPQVPDVVMTHDPAMTDAIEPKPPLRLAGHTHKLQVSAGTNPDGSPWVLVVNGSTGGAGLRVLDKEQENPMSAVIITVDRESKQALYLDEFSYRPLVDQTFKVRRIDLRQLEEQGD; encoded by the coding sequence ATGACGGGCGACGCGACGGCGGCGGCGCCGGTCGGGGCCGACGACGCCCCCGACGGGCCGCTCATCCCCCGGTCGAAGATCCGGTCGGCCGCCCTCACCACGCTGCTCGCCATCGTCGGCGCCACGCTCGCCCTGTGGCTGCTCGGACCCGTGCGCGTCGCGGTCGGCCCGGTCACCACCGGCCTGACCATGGCGCCCGCGGTCGGCGGCCCCGTCGCGCTCGACGTGTCGCCGCTCGGCCAGGTCGAGATCGCCCCGTCGTACGCGCCGGTGCGGCTGCAGGCCGAGGTCGCGGACCTCGACCCGGCCGCCGTCAGCGACCTGATCACGCAGGGGCGGTCGCCCGAGTTCGACATCGGCGGGACCCTGCCCCGCACCCTCGCCGGCGCCGCGCTCACCTACGTCGGGGTCGCGGCGCTCGGCGCCGGGCTGGTCGCGGGCATCGGCCGGCGCAGCTGGCGGCACGGCCTGGCCGGCGCCGGCGTGCCGTTCCTCGCGCTCAGCGCCTGCTTCTGGATCGGGTTGGTGACGCTGAACACGAACGAGCTCGCCGACATGCGCACGACCGGCGCCCTGGCGCTGATCCCCGACGGCGCGACGAACGCCACCCGGTTCTTCGACGACCGCGACCGCTTCGCCGACAACGTGGCCAGCAGCACCGGGGCCACGACCGACCTGTACGCCGGCCTCTTCGGCACCGCGGATCCCGACCACCCCGACGTGGTCCGCATCCTCCACATCAGCGACCTGCACCTGAACTCGGCGGCGCTGTCGTTCGCCGGGCAGCTCGCCCGCACATTCGACGTGGACGTGGTGGCGAACACGGGCGACGACGCCGACTGGGGCAGCGAGGTCGAGTCCGAGATCCTCGGCGGCCCGGTCGGGATCGACGTCCCCTACCTGTGGGTCCGCGGCAACCACGACACCCAGGCGACCCAGGCGGCCAACGCCGCGGAGGGCGCCGTGGTGCTCGACGGCACCGAGACCACCGTCGACGACCTCGTGTTCTTCGGCGTCGGCGACCCAACGTTCTCCCCCAAGCTCGACAAGGCGGTCGTGAAGGAGGGCCAGACGAAGTTCAAGCAGCGCTGGTCCGCCGAGGTCATGGAGCCGCTCTACGCGGCCCAGCCGCAGGTGCCCGACGTCGTCATGACCCACGACCCGGCGATGACCGACGCCATCGAGCCGAAGCCACCGCTCCGCCTCGCCGGCCACACCCACAAGCTCCAGGTCTCGGCCGGCACCAACCCGGACGGCAGCCCGTGGGTGCTCGTCGTCAACGGCTCCACCGGCGGCGCCGGGCTTCGGGTCCTCGACAAGGAGCAGGAGAACCCGATGAGCGCCGTGATCATCACGGTCGACCGGGAGAGCAAGCAGGCGCTGTACCTCGACGAGTTCAGCTACCGGCCCCTCGTCGACCAGACGTTCAAGGTCCGGCGGATCGACCTGCGCCAGCTCGAGGAGCAGGGCGACTGA
- a CDS encoding AMP-binding protein: MSARTMNIATAWEAIADAIPGADALIHGDVVRSWADFDALASRVAGHLTAAGLGPDSKVAFYLYNCTEYLEATFGAFKARCVPVNVNYRYLEAELHYLLENSDAEAVIVSAELADRLGSVLGDLPLVRTVLVVGATDEHPVPDWDLPGGVLTYDDAVGAATPMPRSDRSPEDLWFLYTGGTTGMPKGVMWPHRSLMGTTAPTFRVIKSDVPTSPEGFAEAARTFHDSGRAIRLLAAAPLMHGTSGIAANGVLMAGGCVTTLTGRSLDGHELCRTVQDRRITQLTIVGDAFAKPMLGALEEAAEAGEPYDISSVRMILSSGVIWSQPVKDELLRWTDAILADLLGSSEGTGFGTSVTKKGTSAGTAAFRLGEHARVFTEDGVEVAPGSGTVGVLAVGGPIPIGYYKDTEKTAGTFREFGGRIWSVPGDFATVEEDGTIKLLGRGSVCINTAGEKVYPEEVEEALKLHPAVHDANVVGLPDERWGQSVTGVVALEGDVEGSDDLLADVIASTKQHLAGYKCPKRLVVVERIQRGPNGKADYRWATRQAELAT; encoded by the coding sequence ATGAGCGCTCGGACGATGAACATCGCCACCGCGTGGGAGGCGATCGCAGACGCGATCCCCGGGGCGGACGCGCTCATCCACGGCGACGTCGTGCGCAGCTGGGCCGACTTCGACGCCCTCGCCTCGCGGGTCGCCGGGCACCTCACCGCCGCCGGCCTCGGTCCCGACTCGAAGGTCGCCTTCTACCTCTACAACTGCACGGAGTACCTCGAGGCGACGTTCGGCGCCTTCAAGGCCCGGTGCGTGCCGGTCAACGTGAACTACCGCTACCTCGAGGCGGAGCTGCACTACCTGCTCGAGAACTCCGACGCCGAGGCCGTCATCGTGTCGGCCGAGCTGGCCGACCGGCTCGGCTCGGTGCTGGGCGACCTGCCCCTCGTGCGGACCGTGCTCGTCGTCGGGGCCACCGACGAGCACCCCGTGCCCGACTGGGACCTGCCCGGCGGCGTGCTCACGTACGACGACGCCGTGGGCGCGGCCACGCCGATGCCGCGCTCCGACCGCTCGCCCGAGGACCTCTGGTTCCTCTACACGGGCGGAACCACGGGCATGCCGAAGGGCGTCATGTGGCCGCACCGCAGCCTGATGGGCACGACGGCGCCGACCTTCCGGGTCATCAAGTCCGACGTGCCGACCTCGCCCGAGGGCTTCGCCGAGGCGGCCCGGACCTTCCACGACTCGGGCCGCGCCATCCGCCTGCTCGCCGCGGCGCCGCTCATGCACGGCACGTCGGGCATCGCGGCGAACGGCGTCCTGATGGCCGGCGGCTGCGTCACCACGCTGACCGGGCGCTCGCTCGACGGCCACGAGCTGTGCCGCACCGTCCAGGACCGGCGGATCACCCAGCTCACGATCGTCGGCGACGCCTTCGCCAAGCCGATGCTGGGGGCGCTCGAGGAGGCCGCCGAGGCGGGGGAGCCGTACGACATCTCGTCGGTGCGGATGATCCTCAGCTCGGGCGTGATCTGGTCCCAGCCGGTGAAGGACGAGCTGCTGCGCTGGACCGACGCCATCCTCGCCGACCTCCTGGGCTCTTCCGAGGGCACGGGGTTCGGCACCTCGGTGACCAAGAAGGGCACGTCCGCGGGGACGGCGGCGTTCCGCCTCGGCGAGCACGCCCGGGTGTTCACCGAGGACGGCGTCGAGGTGGCGCCCGGCTCGGGGACCGTGGGTGTCCTCGCCGTCGGCGGGCCGATCCCGATCGGCTACTACAAGGACACCGAGAAGACCGCCGGGACGTTCCGCGAGTTCGGTGGGCGGATCTGGTCCGTGCCGGGCGACTTCGCCACGGTGGAGGAGGACGGCACGATCAAGCTGCTCGGCCGGGGCTCGGTGTGCATCAACACGGCGGGCGAGAAGGTGTACCCCGAGGAGGTCGAGGAGGCGCTGAAGCTCCACCCGGCCGTGCACGACGCCAACGTCGTCGGCCTGCCCGACGAGCGGTGGGGCCAGTCGGTGACCGGCGTGGTCGCGCTCGAGGGCGACGTCGAGGGCAGCGACGACCTGCTTGCCGACGTCATCGCCTCCACCAAGCAGCACCTCGCCGGCTACAAGTGCCCCAAGCGCCTCGTGGTCGTCGAGCGCATCCAGCGGGGCCCCAACGGCAAGGCCGACTACCGGTGGGCCACCCGCCAGGCCGAGCTCGCGACCTGA
- a CDS encoding pentapeptide repeat-containing protein — protein sequence MRAIHVVLCAAVAAFLVAGCSPPPSGKDCSVRGPYVDLSGCDLSGADLSWLDLTGADLTGATLSGAKLSGTKLPGAVLDGVVGHGATLADTRPDLEFHEMASTDLTGASLVGADLSGSSLDKAQLTSADARGASFHDSFLARARFDSADLTEADLSETYLWDTSFRYADLTDATFLGITDITQDLDFYGATWRRTTCPDGSVRNRPCTFPSF from the coding sequence ATGCGCGCGATCCATGTCGTCCTTTGTGCTGCCGTCGCGGCGTTCCTAGTGGCGGGGTGCTCGCCACCGCCGTCGGGCAAGGACTGTTCGGTCCGAGGGCCGTACGTCGACCTGAGCGGCTGCGACCTGTCGGGTGCCGACCTGTCGTGGCTCGATCTGACCGGAGCGGACCTGACCGGGGCGACGCTCTCCGGGGCGAAGTTGTCGGGCACCAAGCTCCCCGGCGCCGTCCTGGACGGCGTCGTCGGCCACGGCGCCACGCTCGCCGACACCCGCCCGGACCTGGAGTTCCACGAGATGGCCTCGACCGACCTCACCGGCGCGTCGCTCGTCGGTGCCGACCTGTCGGGCTCGTCGCTCGACAAGGCGCAGCTCACCTCGGCCGACGCCCGGGGCGCGTCGTTCCACGACTCGTTCCTGGCCCGTGCGCGCTTCGACAGCGCGGACCTGACCGAGGCCGACCTGTCCGAGACGTACCTCTGGGACACGAGCTTCCGGTACGCGGACCTCACCGACGCGACGTTCCTGGGCATCACCGACATCACACAGGACCTGGACTTCTACGGGGCCACGTGGCGGCGCACCACCTGTCCGGACGGGTCGGTGCGCAACCGACCCTGCACGTTCCCGTCGTTCTGA